cTACCCTCCCCTCCCCTGTACCGCGCGAAGcctccccccccctccctcaCCGAACAcacctcatcctcctcctccgaccATTTTTGAGCGACACCACCACCTCTGATCACCACCGTCGGTCGCCCACCTCGTCGCTACCTCCCCGACCGCCGTTCACTCCCGTAAGACCCGGAACAGCTGACTGAAGCCCCGGCGACCCCCCTGCCCTGTTTCGTCATCCGTAGGTCGCCTAAGCCGCGCCAGCCCTTACCGCCACtcccgaccaccacccaccaccacaccaTCTTCCCCTCGACCCCGCACGCCGTCCCACCGCCGTGCGCCGTCGCGGAGCCGCTTAACAGCCCCGGAATAGACCCGACTCCCAACTTCCCCTATTTCGTGCTAGTCTGCTGTCCGTCATCCTTCGCCACGATTTAGCCACGCCCACCGCCCGCCGACCAACCCAAGCCGTTGCCCTCGACCCCTTGATGTCCCACGAAGCCACCGAAAGTCGGCCGCTGGCTGTAGAGCCCAATTTGAGCCTCGGCCAACCTCCCCTGTTTTGAAACCGCCGCATTGCTTTGGGCGCCGGTTCTGACCGCCGCTGTTCGGCCGCCCCCGGCCATCCGCCACCACCTCCAGCGCTACCTCCGGCCACCCCGAAGACCCCCGACCGTGGCCCAACCCTTCCCCTAGCCTTTGGATGCCCGAAACCACCTCGACACCGCCCGTTTCCCCTATTGTTGTTGCTGCCCTGTTTTTGCCGGTTATCGTTCACTGCCGGCCGCCACTAGTTCGGCCATCGACGATCGCCAGACGCTACCCCGAGTCCCGTGCCGCTGTCCCGGAGTGTCGCTAAGTCCCGTGGACCAACTTTGACCGAGTTGGAAGCCCGAAGTTTAAGTCGGGCCACgagttgtcgtcgtcgtcgtcgggccgggccgagttcgtgtcgtCACCGCCCGAGTTGATACCGCCCGAGctaattaaaattgtgagttagccccaaactcttggttaggacgctaattgtgttcggatttagtttaattagctaattatggtGTTTGGGTAGATTAATTATGGTCGGGCTagataaaaatgtgatttaagctaaatgaccgtaattagttaagattagtcaattagctcGGTTGTCTGTGactaattggtgagtagaattggatgatttgattgattgcggtggttgatcgcgagcgagcgataaatcgtagacgagtgcgcaattgaaattgaaataggaattaataattgattggctgcaattgactaattgatttatgAAGTGTTGGCTGTGAATGCCAGATTGGCTGTTATTGCTGTGGGGGTCCGATTataggttaatcgccccaaattacTTGGTCTGTCGGTCGATATAATTGCTCATTCATAtcaccacgtatgagatcaaattgcatgattttgcacgaaaacgaccttgggccaagtatttgaacatgcgagcgtgagcattcgacctaactccaagaaatgaattggctggttgtcgaagtgcttgagtggtcacataatgggataatttcgacgatcattgtcttccggtcgatcggtcccggcaatcattgtcttttggttcttggatgcgcgtcgatcattgtcttctggtcgtACGTTTGCTGGTCGCaacttgtgatgggccgaagccttttaaggattcatgTTAGtaccgtgccgtgtcgacaatcattgtcttacggttggtcgagcggagtcacatggactatcagaagtcgtcgccggaagtaagggacgatactTGGTCCCGCCatgagagcaccaaccgactagtgtacTAGACATACGGGTCGGttccgataataaatggactatgtGTGGTGTCCTGTACATGCAAGTGTTGTGACGCTTTGCAGTGGGTTGAATTGGTTTGGTTCGTTAATTGTTGAGTAGAgtctgcattgcattatgtgtggcctggagggtaaacTTGCATGTGTTTGAAATATCCGTTTCGTGTTGAGGTGATTGCTTGTTAGGTGTctaagcgaatcaacgtcctaaccagGTTTAGGCGTTGGcacaccgagattaatttctcaccccgtcgtggttagtAATTTTCAAGTAGTAATGGAGGCTGTGGACGTTAAGGAGAGGAtcgttgtaggatttttgggagtagatgagggtttaacTCTACCCGACCGTATGTATTTTTGAGATCCTAGTGAGCCGCctcgaagtatggggttgtatatatttgcTGTAGCTCGGTAGCGTTAACATTCATCTACTCTGGCtatttaatgaaattatttttgtgaattgattGTGTTAATTTTCCTCTTGTACTATCCTGCTGATTTTGATTGTCTGGGAGAAATGCATGTTTCGCATGCGCCgcaatttcgtaggtcgatagcttacTTGGGACGCTATTATTCATGACTTGAGgtgagtaaggtagggatgtcgcaaGCTCGAAAGTCGAGGCGTGACATATGCTGGGCTTGGAGGGTGTAACCTCTCCtcctcctaaactttttctaaCCAAAACAGTCAACCTCCCTCCTGTCCTTCAACTAGCAGCGGCCATAAGCCTTACAATAAACATTTTGCTGCTAAAGATTCTTAATTTGCTAGGTGCACcactttttattatttcaacAAGATCTATCTATTGgcagaaaaaagaaggagaaactcCCGCTAGTCATGCACGAAGTTATAATGAGTTTTGTTGTTTGACGGGCGTGAAGGAGAACTAGTGGAAGAAGTTGTCAAAACTATTCTGAGCAAGTTGAGACATGATTTTCAGCTTGATGTTCCTAAGCACTTAGTTGGAGTTGACGATCATGTCAACAAAATTAGGAATTGGGTAGTCACTCCAGCTAGTCATGCTCGGATGATTGGAATATATGGCATGGGCGGGATCGGAAAAACGACTCTTGCCAAGGTCATCTACAATGAGCTGTCGAATGACTTCGAGTATCGGAGCTTCCTTCCGGATATACGAGAAACGGCTCACCGCAACGGTATTCCTCATATACAGAATCTACTAATTAAGGAAATACAACCAATTGAACATCAAGTTAGTAAAGTTGATGACGGAATTAGTTTGATCAAGTCtaaatttaaaggaaaaaaagttctCATTCTTCTAGATGATGTTGATAACCAAGATCAACTAAATGCTTTGGCTAGAGAATGCGATTGGTTTATGATAGGAAATATCATCATTGTTACAACGAGGTATGAAGCTGTTCTTGATCGGTCTGAATTCCAGGTAGACTACAAGTATGAATTGAACGAATTAGACGAGGAGcattctttgcttttgtttaatAGACATGCATTTCGCATGGGCCATTGTTCAAGGCAATTTGAAGGTATCTCTCACAACATCTTATCTACCATGGGTGGGCTTCCCCTAGCTATCAAGGTCATAGGTTCATACTTATATGGAAAAACAAATGAGAAAGTATGGCAAGATACGCTAAAGAAATTGAGAAGTGAACCGCATCGAGATGTCCAAAAGACATTGATGATAAGTTTTGATGCATTGGAACCTGGACATAAGGAgatttttctcgatattgctTGCTTCTTTATTAACGAAAACAGCAAATTCGCCATTTACATGTGGGAGGACTATGAGTTTTATCCAAATCAAGGAATTGAAGAGTTGAAGCTGAGGTGCTTAGTAGAAATTAGAGATCATGGTGAGTTTAGGATGCATGAAGAGATCTTGGAAGGAGCATTTTTTGCCAAGGACAACCAAGAGCTAAGAGATATCTAAAACTATTTGCCAACCAACAAGCCTTCAGCGAGAGAATGCAAAACGAGGTAACATATGggcctccttttttctttccctatcTCTCATAAAGTCATATATTTATTCTCATCTGTTTTAACCTTTAATCTAGTATGAACAGATACTGCTActttttagggaaaaaatatatttataatcaATTGGGACAGTAATTGGATTATAAGTGCCTCAGGATGAAAAGGTTGAAttatttaattcaaattcacTGATATGAATAACATCACCGATTTAATTTACAATTAATTTAAGATTCTTTAATGACGATTCTACAGTGAAAGTTTTTATTCACCAAAAGCATGTAATTTTATATCCAGTTGAAAATATTGGTAATCTGAAAGACTACAATAATTAATAAAGATGCAGCATATACATCATAGATCAAATAAATGAAGATTCTTTTGGTTCAAAACAATAATGGACAATATGTGCCAATTAcattaaagaaaaatttcacaCCTACAATGGGTGCTTGCTGACCAGTACGGTCGGAATGTATTCTTCTTTCGTCTTAATAGCTATGATGGTAAAAATCTCCTTAGAAATATATTGGGAAAAACTTACAATGTTTTTAAGGTTGTATCACGTTGACCTTGTTCATCTCATGGATTAGGTATAGATGTTTGACAATGAGTGGATTTTATTaatctcctttctttgtttttttcatttccgTTGTCTGTTCCTTCACTTTTCTTAATAAATAATTCTTTCCTCTCCAATTTgttttatattatatatatttttgggacGATAGCCGCAAGATAAACTTGACAATCTAGAGAAAATGTTGTGCTTATTATTATATCGATacctttctctttgtttttacGTCCGTACTTCCTTATTTTGTTAATTAGATTGTCATGTTCATGTCATTCCATTATTTTATATTGTCCATTGGGGGAAGCCTAGTAGTTTCATGACTGATCAATGGCGGGTAATTAACCTTAGCAGTTAACCAAGAGAAGCTGGGCAAAGGAAAAAGCTTTATattcttgatttaatttgaaataGTTCGCTCATGCCATTATAAAGAGTACACTCTTTTGTTGATTTAATGACGCTAAACTTAGCATTAGCAAAAAGAGCACACCATATTGGtgcttaaaaaaatggaaataagaaGAAGTCTAATCTGTTTTAACAAAGATAAGTTTGAAAGATCTAATTAGTTCAGCGAAAAATTTAAATGATCATAAGATGTGAGGGACGTTAATTTACTTTGGAAAATGAAATATTCTTGGTACTAATTTCCAATTATGTTGACTacttaaattattaaaaaaatttattacatCATATTTCCACAATTCATTTTGTTAAATATCTGTTCATCTTTTTCAGATGTCTTATTCGGTAGAGTTAAAATGTACGAATGTAAATTGTGAAAGATAACATGAGATGATAATTTCAACAAGATTTAGTGACTTTTCCTACAAACAAACTTAAGAGAAATTATATTCACCGCAGATTTTGCAGTAGTTAATAGACAAAAGTACAGATAATGACAAACGAGTCAGACCGTAAAActgaagaaaaccaaaaaatagaaagaaagaattctATATTTGATCTCATAGTGTTCGTGAAAGTtcatatttcacaaaaaaaaaacttgtgttCAGTTTATCCGTAGTATTTCAACAAACAAACGACCAAAATTGTTAcgcccgactctcgagctcgcgacatctctaccttactcgcctcgggtcatgaatgatagcgtcccgggtaggctatcgacctatgaatttacggcgcatgcggaacgtgcaactcccaaacaacaagatcagcGGGGATAGTAAAGCGGGAAAAACACCACGGTTAAATCaagaaaagacaatttcattaaacaatcaAAGCAAACGAATGTTAACCCTCTCGAGCTACAGTAGAtatgtacaaccccatacttcggggcggctcactaggacctcaaaaagacacggggtcggttaaggttaaaccttcgtctactcccaaaaatcctaccataatcCTCCAACTTCAACGTCCGCGGGGTCCATCAccgcctgaaaattgttaaccatgacggggtgagaaattaatctcg
The genomic region above belongs to Rhodamnia argentea isolate NSW1041297 chromosome 6, ASM2092103v1, whole genome shotgun sequence and contains:
- the LOC115751696 gene encoding disease resistance protein RUN1-like — protein: MEAVDVKERIVVGFLGVDEGLTLPDRELVEEVVKTILSKLRHDFQLDVPKHLVGVDDHVNKIRNWVVTPASHARMIGIYGMGGIGKTTLAKVIYNELSNDFEYRSFLPDIRETAHRNGIPHIQNLLIKEIQPIEHQVSKVDDGISLIKSKFKGKKVLILLDDVDNQDQLNALARECDWFMIGNIIIVTTRYEAVLDRSEFQVDYKYELNELDEEHSLLLFNRHAFRMGHCSRQFEGISHNILSTMGGLPLAIKVIGSYLYGKTNEKVWQDTLKKLRSEPHRDVQKTLMISFDALEPGHKEIFLDIACFFINENSKFAIYMWEDYEFYPNQGIEELKLRCLVEIRDHGEFRMHEEILEGAFFAKDNQELRDI